GCCGAGGTGTCGGCGGTGAGGGTCGGCAGTTGGGTCGCCCGCTGGACGCGATACTGGGCGCGCGCCGACTGGACGTTGGCGAGCGCGACGCGCAGATCGCGATTGTTTGTCAGCGCCCGTTCGATCACCGTTTTGAGCTTCGCGTCCTGCACCAGCCGCGTCCAGGGCAAGCCGGCCTGCACGGCCGCTTGCGGTGCATAGGCCTCGCCCGTCGGCAGGATCGCGGGCACTGGCGGGGCCGGGCGCTCATAGTGGGGCGCCAGGTTGCAGCCGGCGAGCAGGAGCGCGGCGCTTAGCGAAAGAGGCGCGCGCATTATGCGGGGACTCCAGTGTCGGACGTAGTGGCGGGTGGCGCGGCTTTGGGCTTGTCGCTGCCGAAGAGGCGGGCGATGGTGAGGAAGAAGAGCGGCACGAAGAAAATGGCGAGGATCGTCGCGGTGGTCATGCCGCCGATTACCGCCGTGCCGATGGCGACGCGGCTCTGCGCGCCCGCGCCGGTCGCGATGGCGAGCGGAATGACGCCGGCGATGAAGGCAAGGCTGGTCATCAGGATCGGACGAAAGCGTAGCCGGGCCGCCTCCAGCGCGGCATCCCAGGCGTTGCGGCCCTCATGATGCGCCAGTTCGGCGAACTCGACGATCAGGATCGCATTCTTGGCGGCGAGGCCCATGGTGGTTAGCAACCCGACCTGGAAGAAGATATTATTCTCCAGCCCACGCGCCGACACTGCGATCACCGCACCGATCAGGCCGAGCGGGATCACCAGCAGCACCGCCAGCGGGATCGACCAGCTTTCATAAAGAGCCGCGAGGCAGAGGAACACCACCAGCACGGAAAGGCCGTAGAGCAGGGGCGCCTGTCCGCCCGAAAGCTGTTCCTGATAGGACAGGCCGCTCCAGGCATAGCTGGTGCCGGTGGGGAGCTGCTTTTGCAGTTCGACCATCCGGTCCATCGCTTCGCCCGAGCTGGCGCCGTCACCTGCCTGACCCTGAATTTCGAAGGAAGAGAGGCCGTTGAAACGCGACACGCTGCTTGGCCCCATGGTCCAGTGGGTGGAGGCGAAGGCGGAGAAGGGCACCATCTCGCCGGTGCTGCTCGACCGCACCATCCAGTTGTCGAGATCGCTGGGCAGGGCGCGATAGGGGGCATCGGCCTGCATGAAGACGCGCTTCACGCGGCCACGGTCGACGAAATCGTTGATATAGCTGCTGCCCCAGGCGGAACTCAGCACATCGTCGACATCGGCCTGGGTCAGGCCCAGCACGGCGAGCTTTTCGGTATCGATATCGACCTTGAGCTGAGGCGTGTCTTCGAGCGAGGCGGCCCGCACGCCGGCCAGCGTGGGATCTTTCTGCGCGGCGGCGAGCAACTGGTTCCGCAGGTCCAGGAAGCGTTCGCGACTGAGGCCGCCGCTGTTGAGCAGTTCGAAGGTGAAGCCGTTGGACTGGCCCAGACCGCGAATGGCGGGTGGGGTCATCGCCAGCACTTTCGCGTCCCGGATAGCGGTAAGCTGCTTGGTCGCGCGGCCGGCGATGGCGCCTGCGGTGTTGGCGGCACCCTTGCGATCCTTCCAGTCGGCAAGGTTGATGAAGCCCTGGCCGACATTTTCGCCCTGCCCCTGGAAACTGAACCCGGTCATGATGAAGGCGAAGGCGACATTGTCCTTCTCATCGTTCAGAAAATAACTCTGCACCCGGTCGATCGCGGCGTTGGTGCGGCTGGACTTTGCGCCGGCGGGGAGCGTTACCTGCACCATCACCTGGCCCTGATCCTCGACCGGCAGGAAGCTGGAAGGCAGGCGTACGAAGAGCAGCACCAGCAAGGCCAGCACGACGACATAGAGGCCCCAGAACAGCTTGCGCCGGCCCATCACTGCTTCGGTGCGGCGGATATAGCCGCCGGTCATCCGCTCGAACCAGCGGTTGAATTTGCCGGCCCAACCCTTGTGCCGTTTTTCCTCGTCCGTTGCCTTGAGCAGCGTGGCACAGAGCGCGGGGGAAAGGATCAGCGCGACCAGCACCGACAGCAGCATGGAGGA
The window above is part of the Sphingobium sp. BYY-5 genome. Proteins encoded here:
- a CDS encoding efflux RND transporter permease subunit, with the protein product MLSRYFIDRPIFAWVIAIGIMLAGLGAMLSLPIAQYPDIAPPGVGINATYPGASAETVETSVTQVIEQQLTGIDGLMYFSSSSTATGQSRITVTFEKGTDPDTAQVQVQNRVQQALSRLPNPVQQQGLTVTKQQTDFLMLVGLYDENDSATQADISDYLVNNFQDSIARIDGIGATQIFGSQYAMRVWLDPYKLAAVKLMPSDVESAIRAQNIEVSAGQIGADPAPVGQQINATVTARARLQTPDQFRKIVVKTQSDGSIVHLSDVARVELGNESYTTSARLNGHPASGMALQLSPGADALKTAELVKARVAELSSNLPHGYKIAYPRDTTPFIKLSVEEVIQTLIEAVCLVVVVMFVFLQSWRATLVPAIAVPVVLLGTFGILALFGYSINTLTLFGMVLSIGLLVDDAIVVVENVERIMVEEGLSPRDATIKSMAEIGSALVGIALVLSAVLLPMAFFGGSTGVIYRQFSITIVSSMLLSVLVALILSPALCATLLKATDEEKRHKGWAGKFNRWFERMTGGYIRRTEAVMGRRKLFWGLYVVVLALLVLLFVRLPSSFLPVEDQGQVMVQVTLPAGAKSSRTNAAIDRVQSYFLNDEKDNVAFAFIMTGFSFQGQGENVGQGFINLADWKDRKGAANTAGAIAGRATKQLTAIRDAKVLAMTPPAIRGLGQSNGFTFELLNSGGLSRERFLDLRNQLLAAAQKDPTLAGVRAASLEDTPQLKVDIDTEKLAVLGLTQADVDDVLSSAWGSSYINDFVDRGRVKRVFMQADAPYRALPSDLDNWMVRSSSTGEMVPFSAFASTHWTMGPSSVSRFNGLSSFEIQGQAGDGASSGEAMDRMVELQKQLPTGTSYAWSGLSYQEQLSGGQAPLLYGLSVLVVFLCLAALYESWSIPLAVLLVIPLGLIGAVIAVSARGLENNIFFQVGLLTTMGLAAKNAILIVEFAELAHHEGRNAWDAALEAARLRFRPILMTSLAFIAGVIPLAIATGAGAQSRVAIGTAVIGGMTTATILAIFFVPLFFLTIARLFGSDKPKAAPPATTSDTGVPA